In Quercus robur chromosome 10, dhQueRobu3.1, whole genome shotgun sequence, a genomic segment contains:
- the LOC126701515 gene encoding E3 ubiquitin-protein ligase ORTHRUS 2-like, producing the protein MAPVSELPCDGDGACMVCKEKPSDEDKLTCKTCVTPWHLACLKARPETLASALHWECPDCTSIVGSATAAAPVGNAAGGASDDLISKIRAIEADASLTDREKAKKRQELVSGKVCCDDDADKKKKQKRKRGEKDEEDEDEDEDAKEEGEKDVMDVLDGSLNCSFCMQLPERPVTTPCGHNFCLKCFQKWVGQGKRTCAKCRCSIPPKMASQPRINSTLVAAIRMAKVSKSIGAGGPSKVYHFVHNQNRPDKAYMTERAQRKGKSNAASGKIFVTVAPDHFGPIPAENDPDRNQGVLVGECWEDRLECRQWGAHLPHVAGIAGQSNHGAQSVALSGGYLDDEDHGEWFLYTGSGGRDLSGNKRTNKDQSFDQTFEKMNKSLQVSCLKGYPVRVVRSHKEKRSSYAPEKGVRYDGVYRIEKCWRKVGIQGFKVCRYLFVRCDNEPAPWTSDEHGDRPRPLPVISELKKANDIVERKENPAWDFDEEAGCWKWKKPPPPSKKPVRTGSSDDIRRTRKVIRQAKNVNVREKLLKEFSCLICRQVMTFPITTPCAHNFCKSCLEGAFAGKTFVRERSRNGRSLRSQKNVMCCPSCPTDISDFLENPQVNRELMDVIESLKSKTEEENGNNIEESIKETDGSEESADHSSTSCDTNTQIPDNTGVDDSVQSHPEKSKPNRSRKQENVVDGECSIENKDGLENELSSEKADAKSCSPKHHVDGECSIENKDGLENELSSEKADAKNCSPKQGVGAKTRSRKAENALDENNGVGVKTRGRKAENVVDENSGVGVKTRARKAETAVDENNGAGVKTRGRKSRKVVDEGNGSPSSPLHVRADDDDFE; encoded by the exons ATGGCGCCCGTTAGCGAGTTGCCGTGCGACGGAGACGGCGCATGCATGGTGTGCAAGGAGAAGCCATCGGACGAAGACAAACTCACCTGCAAAACCTGCGTCACGCCGTGGCATCTCGCCTGCCTCAAGGCCCGCCCGGAGACGCTCGCCTCCGCTCTCCACTGGGAGTGTCCCGACTGCACATCCATCGTCGGCTCCGCCACCGCCGCCGCGCCGGTCGGAAATGCGGCGGGCGGGGCCTCCGACGACCTAATCTCGAAGATCCGCGCGATCGAGGCCGATGCGTCTCTGACGGACCGAGAGAAGGCGAAGAAGAGACAGGAGCTAGTGAGCGGAAAGGTTTGCTGCGATGACGACGCggacaagaagaagaagcagaagaggaagagaggagagaaggatgaagaagacgaagacgaagacgaagacgcGAAGGAAGAAGGAGAGAAAGATGTGATGGATGTTCTCGATGGGAGCTTGAACTGTTCCTTCTGTATGCAGCTACCGGAGCGCCCTGTTACG ACACCATGTGGGCACAATTTCTGCCTAAAGTGCTTTCAGAAATGGGTCGGGCAAGGGAAGCGTACTTGTGCAAAGTGCCGTTGCTCCATTCCTCCCAAAATGGCAAGTCAGCCCCGCATCAATTCTACCCTTGTGGCAGCCATTCGTATGGCAAAGGTGTCCAAGTCAATTGGTGCTGGAGGGCCTTCAAAGGTCTATCATTTTGTACACAATCAGAATAGGCCTGACAAGGCATATATGACTGAGCGTGCACAGAGGAAGGGGAAGTCCAATGCTGCCAGTGGAAAGATATTTGTTACTGTTGCCCCCGATCATTTTGGTCCTATCCCAGCTGAAAATGACCCTGATAGAAATCAGGGTGTGCTTGTTGGGGAATGCTGGGAAGATAGATTGGAATGCAGGCAATGGGGTGCACATCTTCCACATGTTGCTGGCATTGCTGGGCAATCAAACCATGGTGCCCAGTCTGTGGCTCTTTCTGGAGGCTACCTAGATGATGAAGACCATGGAGAGTGGTTCCTTTACACAGGAAG TGGAGGCAGAGATCTTAGCGGGAATAAACGGACAAACAAGGATCAGTCTTTTGATCAGACGTTCGAGAAAATGAATAAGTCACTTCAAGTTAGTTGCTTAAAAGGGTATCCTGTTCGAGTTGTCAG GTCCCACAAAGAAAAGCGCTCTTCATATGCCCCAGAGAAAGGGGTCCGTTATGATGGAGTCTATAGGATTGAAAAATGTTGGCGAAAAGTGGGTATTCAG GGTTTCAAGGTCTGTAGGTATCTTTTTGTTAGGTGTGACAATGAACCTGCCCCCTGGACAAG TGATGAACATGGTGATCGTCCTAGACCTTTACCTGTCATTTCTGAGCTGAAGAAGGCAAACGATATAgtggagaggaaggaaaatccAGCATGGGATTTTGAT GAGGAAGCAGGTTGCTGGAAGTGGAAGAAACCTCCACCCCCCAGCAAAAAACCGGTACGAACTGGAAGTTCTGACGACATAAGGAGGACAAGGAAGGTAATACGGCAAGCTAAGAATGTGAATGTGAGGGAGAAGCTCCTGAAAG AGTTCAGTTGCCTTATCTGTCGGCAGGTGATGACTTTCCCAATAACAACACCTTGTGCTCATAATTTTTGCAAGTCGTGTTTAGAAGGTGCATTTGCTGGCAAAACTTTTGTGAGGGAGAGAAGTAGAAATGGACGATCGCTCCGGTCCCAAAAAAATGTCATGTGCTGTCCATCTTGCCCAACAGACATCtctgattttcttgaaaaccctCAG GTAAATAGAGAGTTAATGGATGTGATAGAATCTCTGAAATCCAAGACTGAAGAGGAGAATGGGAACAATATTGAGGAGTCTATTAAAGAAACAGACGGCTCTGAGGAAAGTGCTGATCATTCATCTACAAGCTGTGACACTAACACACAAATTCCAGACAATACAGGCGTGGATGACAGCGTGCAGAGTCATCCAGAGAAAAGCAAACCCAATAGAAGCCGAAAGCAAGAGAATGTTGTTGATGGGGAATGCTCAATAGAGAACAAGGACGGGTTGGAAAACGAACTCTCTTCGGAGAAAGCCGATGCTAAGAGTTGCTCACCGAAACATCATGTTGATGGGGAATGCTCAATAGAGAACAAGGACGGGTTGGAAAACGAACTCTCTTCAGAGAAAGCTGATGCTAAGAATTGCTCACCAAAACAGGGTGTTGGTGCAAAGACCAGGAGCAGGAAAGCTGAGAATGCTTTGGATGAAAATAATGGCGTTGGTGTAAAGACCAGAGGCAGGAAAGCTGAGAATGTGGTGGACGAAAATAGTGGTGTTGGTGTAAAGACCAGAGCCAGGAAAGCTGAGACTGCTGTGGATGAAAATAATGGTGCTGGTGTAAAGACCAGGGGCAGGAAATCACGGAAAGTGGTGGATGAAGGAAATGGTTCACCATCGAGTCCTCTCCATGTGCGAGCTGATGATGATGACTTTGAATGA
- the LOC126702805 gene encoding LOW QUALITY PROTEIN: uncharacterized protein LOC126702805 (The sequence of the model RefSeq protein was modified relative to this genomic sequence to represent the inferred CDS: inserted 1 base in 1 codon): MRTRSMHARGRERESLKLKMRSMVARHEQMKRAFTELKSQISIGLLEAEDVFASLAIPLMKLVGLKTMEMANEGHFTTIILNNHFHHQNSNHPVPTHDNNHEEIPVAAKAAMATGKQILEKQQTQFVQLLHLLKQIDXKVNSRRNNLAETIADHRASLRSFFQRAIANLSNTFRSSPRHHADDTIEIALQLLLLAFKNVDAVLGSVESGVEDLMDDLAEQMCDPMVEYVKGLRDDMKNGTCVRLLSLVKEMERVIYDGRVQLEEAKNKQRAAEETKIEALNRLTESQQRVNKMKECLCLLSLAQAQSQHKNGSIQPAAAHKLLGKVEDQARDEKLLWELLERKRKNQAPESPMGPKELQFTEPSKKRKVMPLISHKPITRSLSRGQSPHTPHPDHWIPLGTSPSVAQQVSRRYITH, from the exons atgagaacGAGATCGATGCATGCCCGTGGGCGTGAGCGTGAATCGCTAAAATTGAAGATGAGGAGTATGGTGGCTCGGCACGAACAAATGAAGCGCGCATTCACGGAGCTCAAGTCTCAGATCAGTATCGGTTTGCTTGAAGCTGAAGACGTCTTCGCCTCTTTAGCCATTCCTTTGATGAAGCTCGTTGGTCTCAAAACCATGGAGATGGCCAATGAAGGCCATTTCACCACCATCATCCTCAACAACCACTTCCATCATCAG AATTCGAATCATCCAGTTCCAACTCATGATAATAACCACGAAGAAATCCCCGTCGCTGCTAAAGCCGCCATGGCTACCGGCAAGCAAATCTTGGAGAAGCAACAAACGCAATTCGTCCAGCTCCTCCATCTCCTTAAGCAAATTG CCAAGGTCAATTCTCGCCGCAACAACCTCGCGGAGACCATCGCCGACCACCGCGCCTCCCTCCGTAGCTTCTTCCAGCGAGCCATTGCCAATTTATCAAACACCTTCCGCTCCTCTCCGCGCCACCACGCTGACGACACCATTGAAATCGCCCTCCAGCTCCTCTTACTCGCCTTCAAGAACGTCGACGCGGTGTTAGGCTCGGTGGAGAGTGGCGTGGAGGACCTTATGGACGACCTGGCTGAGCAAATGTGTGATCCAATGGTGGAGTATGTGAAGGGGCTTAGGGATGATATGAAGAACGGGACGTGTGTGCGGTTGTTGTCGCTGGTGAAGGAAATGGAAAGAGTTATATATGATGGAAGGGTTCAATTGGAGGAGGCCAAGAACAAACAGAGAGCAGCGGAAGAGACCAAAATTGAGGCTTTGAATCGGCTTACAGAATCTCAACAAAGAGTCAACAAAATGAAGGAGTGCCTTTGCTTGCTCTCGCTCGCACAAGCTCAATCACAACACAAAAATGGATCTATTCAACCTGCTGCTGCACATAAG CTCTTAGGTAAGGTAGAAGATCAAGCTAGAGATGAGAAGCTACTGTGGGAACTGTtggaaaggaagagaaagaatcAAGCACCTGAGAGTCCCATGGGACCAAAAGAGCTTCAGTTCACTGAGCCCAGTAAGAAGCGCAAGGTGATGCCCTTAATCAGTCACAAGCCAATCACTAGGAGTCTTTCAAGAGGACAGAGTCCACACACGCCACACCCAGATCATTGGATACCTTTGGGCACGTCACCTTCGGTGGCTCAGCAAGTTTCACGCAGATACATCACTCACTGA